The Pseudomonas sp. DG56-2 genome contains a region encoding:
- a CDS encoding DASS family sodium-coupled anion symporter, translating into MSSSASAPSAQPARVKIPIGLLLAIAALVGVLMLPLPADLPVAGHRVLAILAFAVVVWISEAVSYEASAIMITSLMAFLLGTAPTVADPSVTYGSSAAISLALTGFSNSALALVVGALFIAAAMTHTGLDRRIALVTLSSVGVSTRRILLGAVAVTILLSLVVPSATARSACVVPIMMGVIAAFGVDKRSNIAAGIMIIVAQGTSIWNIGIQTAAAQNLLTVGFMDKMLGARVSWIDWLIAGAPWAVIMSAVLIYIVLKLLPPESDSIPGGKAAVSKTLAELGPMSGAQKRLLGVSVLLLLAWATEGKLHSFDTTSTTYAGLVILLLPRVGVMTWKDVQARIPWGTVIVFGVGISLGTTLLTTQAGQWLGAQVVANTGLDQLGTLGVFSILAAFLILIHLGFASATALTSALLPILIAVLQTLPGDFSRLGMTMALGFVVSYGFILPINAPQNMVCLGTETFSAKQFARVGILVTVIGYLLMLVFAATWWHWLGWM; encoded by the coding sequence ATGAGTTCGTCGGCAAGTGCACCGAGTGCACAACCTGCCCGGGTCAAGATTCCAATTGGCTTGTTGTTGGCAATAGCAGCATTGGTCGGGGTGTTGATGCTGCCGCTGCCCGCCGACTTGCCGGTGGCCGGTCACCGCGTGCTGGCGATCCTGGCCTTTGCCGTGGTGGTATGGATCAGCGAGGCCGTGTCGTACGAAGCCAGCGCAATCATGATCACCTCGTTGATGGCATTTCTGCTCGGCACAGCGCCGACCGTGGCCGATCCATCGGTGACCTATGGCTCCTCGGCGGCCATCAGCCTGGCCCTTACCGGCTTCTCTAACAGCGCACTGGCCTTGGTGGTGGGCGCCTTGTTCATTGCTGCAGCCATGACCCATACGGGGCTGGACCGGCGCATTGCCCTGGTGACGCTTTCCAGCGTTGGCGTCAGTACCCGACGTATTCTGCTCGGCGCCGTGGCGGTGACTATCCTGCTCAGCCTGGTAGTGCCCAGCGCCACGGCGCGCAGCGCGTGTGTGGTGCCGATCATGATGGGGGTGATCGCCGCCTTCGGCGTCGACAAGCGCTCCAACATTGCTGCTGGCATCATGATCATCGTCGCCCAAGGCACCAGTATCTGGAACATCGGTATCCAGACCGCTGCAGCGCAAAACCTGCTGACAGTGGGTTTCATGGACAAGATGCTCGGCGCGCGGGTGTCATGGATCGACTGGTTGATCGCCGGTGCGCCATGGGCGGTGATCATGTCGGCGGTGCTGATTTACATCGTGCTCAAATTGTTGCCGCCCGAAAGCGACAGTATTCCCGGCGGCAAGGCGGCGGTCAGCAAGACCCTGGCTGAACTGGGACCGATGAGCGGAGCGCAGAAGCGCCTGCTTGGGGTGTCGGTGCTACTGCTGTTGGCCTGGGCGACCGAGGGCAAGCTGCACAGCTTCGATACCACTTCGACAACCTATGCAGGGTTGGTCATCCTCTTACTGCCTCGCGTTGGGGTAATGACCTGGAAAGATGTGCAGGCGCGGATTCCCTGGGGCACGGTGATTGTCTTCGGGGTTGGTATCAGCCTGGGCACCACCTTGCTCACCACGCAGGCCGGACAATGGTTGGGCGCGCAGGTAGTGGCCAATACCGGGCTGGATCAATTGGGAACTCTGGGGGTGTTTTCGATTCTGGCGGCGTTTCTGATTTTGATTCACCTGGGCTTTGCCAGCGCCACCGCGTTGACCTCGGCGCTGTTGCCGATTCTGATTGCGGTTCTGCAGACCTTGCCGGGTGATTTCAGCCGCTTGGGCATGACCATGGCATTGGGCTTTGTCGTCAGCTATGGCTTTATCCTGCCGATCAACGCACCGCAGAACATGGTGTGCCTGGGGACCGAAACATTCAGCGCCAAGCAATTTGCCCGTGTCGGGATTCTGGTAACGGTGATTGGCTATCTGCTGATGCTGGTGTTTGCGGCGACTTGGTGGC
- a CDS encoding group II truncated hemoglobin, translated as MNNPAFGTGDASYQAAGGIEGLRRLVDDFYRLMDESPDARPVRQMHPDNLDNARDKLACFLSGWLGGPSLFKERYGSIAIPAFHAQWPIDQSHSDIWLSCMEQAIAKQGYSAAFAHYLLLQLRVPAQRIVQASHNRHSQA; from the coding sequence ATGAACAATCCCGCATTCGGAACCGGCGACGCCTCCTACCAGGCCGCAGGCGGCATCGAGGGCCTGCGGCGCCTGGTCGATGATTTCTATCGATTGATGGATGAGAGCCCGGATGCCCGCCCGGTGCGACAGATGCACCCGGACAACCTCGACAACGCGCGAGACAAACTGGCCTGTTTTCTGAGCGGGTGGCTCGGTGGCCCGTCACTGTTCAAGGAGCGCTATGGATCGATCGCCATTCCGGCATTCCATGCCCAATGGCCGATCGATCAATCCCACAGCGACATCTGGTTGAGCTGCATGGAGCAAGCCATCGCCAAGCAAGGCTACTCAGCCGCGTTTGCCCATTACCTGCTGCTGCAACTGCGTGTGCCGGCCCAGCGTATTGTCCAGGCCAGCCACAATCGCCATTCTCAAGCCTGA
- a CDS encoding molybdopterin-binding protein, translating into MTIKAINVRNQFKGTVKEIIEGPVVSEIDVQTPAGIVTSVITTRSVHELELRVGSEVIAFVKSTEVSIAKL; encoded by the coding sequence ATGACCATCAAGGCGATCAACGTACGCAATCAGTTCAAGGGCACGGTCAAGGAGATCATTGAAGGGCCGGTGGTGTCGGAAATCGACGTGCAGACACCCGCTGGCATTGTCACCTCAGTGATTACCACGCGTTCGGTACACGAACTGGAACTGCGCGTGGGCAGCGAAGTGATTGCCTTCGTGAAATCCACCGAGGTGTCGATCGCCAAGTTATGA
- a CDS encoding EamA family transporter, which translates to MPLKDLLLALVVIIAWGVNFVVIKVGLDGLPPMLLGALRFALVAFPAVLLVKRPQLPWRWLIAYGATISLGQFAFLFEAMGNGMPPGLASLVLQSQAFFTLFFAAIFLGERLRAASVLGLLVAAGGLTLIGSENGASVPFFALLLTLCAAAMWAMGNIITRRFGNIDLVALVIWGGLIPPLPFLALSWWLEGPTLIESSLRGIGWSSILSLAYLAFIATMLGYSLWSYLLSRYPAGKVAPFSLLVPVVGLSSSALLLGERLTPLQGWGAGLVMVGLLINVFGSRLLAGRVTAQGRA; encoded by the coding sequence ATGCCGTTAAAGGACTTACTGTTGGCCCTGGTGGTAATTATTGCCTGGGGTGTCAATTTCGTCGTGATCAAGGTTGGCCTGGATGGCTTGCCACCGATGTTACTGGGGGCGCTGCGCTTTGCCTTGGTGGCATTTCCGGCGGTGTTGCTAGTCAAGCGCCCACAGTTGCCCTGGCGTTGGCTGATCGCTTATGGCGCTACCATTTCACTGGGTCAGTTCGCTTTTCTCTTCGAGGCGATGGGCAATGGCATGCCACCGGGTCTGGCCTCGCTGGTGTTGCAATCACAAGCCTTTTTCACCCTGTTCTTTGCCGCGATCTTTCTTGGCGAGCGGCTGCGTGCAGCAAGTGTGCTGGGGCTTCTGGTCGCAGCGGGAGGGCTGACTCTGATTGGCAGCGAGAACGGCGCCAGCGTGCCGTTTTTCGCGCTGTTGCTGACCTTGTGTGCGGCGGCGATGTGGGCCATGGGCAATATTATTACCCGGCGCTTCGGCAATATAGATCTGGTCGCCCTGGTGATCTGGGGCGGATTAATCCCGCCGTTGCCGTTCCTGGCGCTGTCCTGGTGGCTGGAAGGACCGACCCTGATTGAAAGCTCGTTGCGCGGGATCGGGTGGAGTTCAATCCTGTCGCTGGCGTACCTGGCCTTTATTGCCACCATGCTTGGCTACAGCCTGTGGAGTTACCTGCTGTCACGCTACCCCGCAGGCAAGGTGGCGCCGTTCTCGTTGTTGGTGCCGGTGGTGGGTTTGAGCTCCTCGGCGCTGTTGCTGGGCGAGCGGCTGACACCGCTGCAAGGCTGGGGGGCGGGGCTGGTAATGGTCGGGTTGCTGATCAATGTGTTTGGGTCGCGACTGTTGGCGGGTCGAGTTACGGCGCAAGGCCGGGCTTGA
- a CDS encoding cytosine permease, translating into MTQASASRSKPLIERRSIDYIPENERHGRLYSQFTLWLGANLQITAIVTGALAVVLGGDVFWSLIGLLIGQLVGGAVMALHAAQGPKLGLPQMISSRVQFGVYGAAIPITLVCLMYLGFTATGTVLSGQAIGQLLSVSDSTGILIFAGVIVLATVFGYRMIHWIGRIASVLGIIAFVYLFSRILTITDISQLLQNRHFTWASFLLAVSLSASWQISFGPYVADYSRYLPSNTSSFKTFLAAGLGSVVGSQASMMLGVFAAAIANGQFSGREVAYIVGLGGTGATAALLYFSIAFGKVTISTLNSYGSFMCIATIISGFRGHIEVSRRQRLIFVLCIVGAATIIALLGQHSFLAAFKSFILFLLTFFVPWSAVNLVDYYFITKERYDVPALADPKGRYGRWNMPGIIVYTIGVLIQMPFISTKLYTGPMVAHLGGVDVSWIIGLIVPSVLYYLVARGKAAQAPAHMILPKPAAS; encoded by the coding sequence ATGACCCAGGCCAGCGCTTCGCGCAGCAAGCCATTGATCGAGCGGCGCTCGATCGACTACATCCCGGAAAATGAGCGACACGGACGCCTGTACAGCCAATTCACCTTATGGCTGGGCGCCAACCTGCAGATCACCGCAATTGTGACCGGGGCCTTGGCCGTGGTGCTCGGTGGCGATGTGTTCTGGTCACTGATCGGCTTGCTGATCGGCCAACTGGTGGGGGGCGCAGTCATGGCACTGCATGCCGCCCAAGGGCCGAAGCTGGGGCTGCCGCAGATGATATCCAGCCGGGTGCAATTCGGTGTTTATGGCGCAGCCATCCCGATCACCCTGGTGTGCCTGATGTACTTGGGCTTCACGGCTACCGGCACTGTGTTGTCGGGCCAGGCCATTGGCCAGTTGCTGAGCGTCAGTGACAGCACAGGGATCCTCATCTTTGCCGGCGTGATCGTACTGGCGACGGTGTTCGGCTACCGCATGATCCATTGGATCGGGCGCATCGCCAGCGTGCTGGGGATCATTGCCTTCGTCTACCTGTTTAGCCGCATCCTGACCATTACCGACATCAGCCAGCTTCTGCAAAACCGCCACTTCACCTGGGCGTCGTTTCTGTTGGCGGTATCACTGTCGGCTTCCTGGCAGATTTCCTTTGGACCTTATGTAGCAGACTACTCGCGCTACCTGCCAAGCAATACCTCCTCGTTCAAGACCTTCCTGGCCGCAGGCCTTGGCTCAGTGGTGGGCTCACAAGCTTCGATGATGCTTGGGGTATTTGCCGCAGCAATTGCCAATGGGCAGTTCTCCGGCCGTGAAGTCGCCTACATCGTCGGCCTGGGTGGCACGGGTGCCACCGCGGCGCTGCTGTACTTCAGCATTGCCTTTGGCAAGGTGACCATCTCTACCCTCAACTCCTACGGCAGCTTCATGTGTATCGCCACCATCATCAGTGGCTTTCGCGGGCATATCGAAGTCAGCCGCCGTCAGCGCCTGATCTTCGTGCTGTGCATTGTCGGTGCTGCGACGATCATCGCCCTGCTTGGGCAGCACTCGTTCCTCGCCGCGTTCAAGTCGTTCATTTTGTTCCTGCTGACATTCTTCGTGCCCTGGAGCGCGGTCAACCTGGTGGATTACTATTTCATCACCAAGGAACGCTATGACGTACCGGCGCTGGCCGATCCCAAGGGCCGCTACGGGCGCTGGAACATGCCTGGCATTATCGTCTACACCATTGGTGTACTGATCCAGATGCCGTTCATTTCAACCAAGCTCTACACCGGCCCAATGGTTGCCCACCTGGGCGGTGTCGACGTGTCGTGGATCATTGGCCTGATCGTCCCGAGCGTGCTGTATTACCTGGTCGCTCGCGGCAAGGCAGCCCAGGCACCGGCGCACATGATTCTGCCGAAACCGGCTGCATCCTAA
- a CDS encoding metalloregulator ArsR/SmtB family transcription factor, translating to MFEGLGRTQQDLLSALLYKVAGMSIEELASQLAVTRTAVRQHLAALERDGLVVRGDLRATGRRPEQLYRLSVSGKELFPRHYHLLANLLIDEIASLIGHEALVALMRSLGRKMAADLSATRLDEQQIANHMNDVGYESEVFFRSGEATQIVAHNCVFHQLAEAHPQICELDLALIGSLGGGQVQHLECMLRGGQVCRFQLIRDAS from the coding sequence ATGTTCGAAGGTCTCGGACGCACTCAACAGGATCTGCTTTCGGCACTGCTGTACAAGGTCGCGGGCATGAGCATCGAAGAGCTGGCCAGCCAGCTTGCAGTCACCCGCACAGCGGTGCGCCAGCACCTGGCCGCACTGGAGCGTGACGGTCTGGTGGTACGCGGCGATCTGCGTGCCACTGGCCGGCGCCCCGAGCAGCTATACCGCCTGAGCGTCAGTGGCAAAGAACTTTTTCCGCGCCACTACCACCTGCTGGCCAATTTGCTGATCGATGAAATCGCCAGCCTGATCGGCCATGAAGCCCTGGTGGCCTTGATGCGCAGCCTGGGTAGAAAGATGGCCGCAGACCTGAGTGCTACTCGCCTCGATGAGCAACAGATTGCCAACCACATGAACGATGTCGGCTATGAGTCCGAAGTGTTTTTTCGTTCGGGAGAAGCGACGCAGATAGTCGCTCACAACTGCGTATTCCATCAGTTGGCCGAAGCTCACCCGCAAATCTGTGAGCTCGACCTGGCATTGATTGGCAGCCTGGGGGGTGGGCAGGTGCAGCACCTGGAGTGCATGCTGCGCGGTGGCCAGGTCTGTCGATTTCAGCTGATACGCGACGCCTCATAA
- a CDS encoding MFS transporter, producing MSSPATPASASWAELLHGRNALRSIALAGGVALHAINVYIVTTILPTVIADIGGLAFYAWSTTLFVVTSIIGSTLSARLLEGLGARRAFLLALTIFAVGSILCAAAPSMPVLLTGRSVQGLGGGVLFALSYALIRLVFDERLWPRAMAMVSGMWGLATLCGPAIGGVFAEGGHWRWAFWALLPVIGLLAVIVVTQLNNSLAATSSSTRPPYALIVCLVASVLAISAASLSSHLLWNLLGIGAGLAIGVLIARLDRNPQSRLLPTGAYSLGSRLGVLYAMMCLLIAAVTTEIFVPYFLQQIHGLGPLAAGYMTAAMAAGWTVAALLSASRTGDAAERMMRVGPVIIVLAMLALALMTAQLGWLRTTVGVVSYCLALAGVGLGIGVGWPHLLTRVLSSARPGEENLASASITTVQLYATALAAALAGVVSNSAGLVEPGGVVGAQHAAAWLFGVFTLAPLLTLLLVRRITGTRALALA from the coding sequence ATGTCCTCCCCCGCTACGCCTGCGAGTGCTTCCTGGGCCGAACTGCTGCACGGTCGCAACGCCCTGCGCTCGATCGCATTGGCTGGCGGCGTGGCACTGCACGCGATCAACGTTTACATCGTGACCACCATTCTGCCGACGGTCATCGCCGATATTGGCGGGCTGGCGTTCTATGCCTGGAGTACGACGCTGTTCGTGGTCACGTCGATCATTGGCTCTACCCTTTCGGCACGCCTGCTCGAAGGGCTTGGCGCGCGGCGCGCGTTCCTGCTGGCACTGACGATCTTCGCCGTAGGTTCAATCCTCTGCGCAGCGGCGCCGAGCATGCCGGTGCTGCTTACCGGTCGCAGCGTCCAGGGCCTGGGCGGTGGGGTTTTGTTTGCCCTGAGCTATGCCCTGATCCGTCTGGTGTTCGACGAGCGCTTATGGCCTCGCGCGATGGCCATGGTCTCGGGCATGTGGGGCCTGGCGACGCTGTGTGGGCCAGCCATTGGTGGCGTGTTCGCCGAGGGCGGACATTGGCGCTGGGCATTCTGGGCCCTACTGCCGGTAATCGGCCTGCTGGCGGTCATTGTGGTCACTCAACTGAACAACAGCCTCGCCGCCACCTCCAGTAGCACACGCCCACCCTACGCTTTGATTGTCTGCCTGGTCGCTTCGGTGCTGGCTATTTCGGCAGCCAGCCTCAGCAGTCACTTGCTGTGGAATTTGCTCGGCATTGGCGCCGGCCTTGCCATCGGCGTGCTGATTGCCCGCCTGGATCGAAACCCGCAAAGCCGCTTGCTGCCCACGGGGGCCTATTCGCTTGGCAGCCGGCTCGGTGTGCTGTACGCAATGATGTGCCTGTTGATCGCAGCGGTGACCACCGAGATTTTCGTGCCCTATTTTCTTCAGCAGATCCACGGCCTCGGGCCTCTCGCCGCGGGCTATATGACCGCAGCCATGGCAGCTGGCTGGACAGTCGCTGCATTACTGAGCGCCAGCCGTACAGGGGATGCGGCCGAGCGGATGATGCGCGTTGGCCCGGTGATCATCGTGTTGGCAATGTTGGCTCTGGCATTGATGACAGCGCAGCTTGGATGGCTGCGCACCACAGTCGGCGTGGTCAGCTACTGCCTTGCCCTGGCCGGGGTTGGACTGGGTATCGGCGTAGGCTGGCCACACCTGCTGACGCGCGTGCTGAGCTCGGCGCGTCCTGGCGAGGAAAACCTGGCATCGGCCTCGATCACCACCGTGCAACTGTACGCCACAGCCCTGGCTGCGGCACTCGCTGGCGTCGTAAGTAACAGTGCAGGCCTGGTTGAACCTGGCGGCGTAGTCGGGGCCCAGCACGCCGCCGCGTGGCTGTTTGGTGTGTTCACGCTTGCTCCGCTGCTGACGCTCCTGCTGGTTCGACGCATTACCGGCACCCGCGCACTTGCCCTGGCCTGA
- the moaA gene encoding GTP 3',8-cyclase MoaA: MASVNASDNTLVDGFDRKIDYLRMSVTDRCDFRCVYCMAEDMQFLPRQRILTLEELYQVAERFVAMGTRKIRLTGGEPLVRKGIVDLCARIAALPGLRELCMTSNGSQLGRLAKPLFDAGLSRLNISLDSLDHQRFKALTRTGDLDQVIAGIDAARAAGFRRTKLNCVVLKGRNDGEINDLVRFAIDRELDISFIEEMPLGVISEHERSESYCSSDEVRARIAEQFTLIESAESTQGPSRYWRLAEAAHIRIGFISPHSHNFCATCNRVRLTVEGRLLLCLGNDHASDLKQVLRAHPGDNARLDKAIRDAMGLKPYSHHFDVNGDVQILRFMNMTGG, from the coding sequence ATGGCATCTGTGAACGCAAGCGACAACACATTGGTCGATGGTTTCGATCGCAAGATCGACTATCTCAGAATGTCGGTCACCGATCGCTGCGACTTCCGTTGCGTCTATTGCATGGCCGAAGACATGCAGTTCCTGCCTCGCCAACGCATTCTTACCCTTGAAGAGCTGTATCAGGTCGCCGAGCGTTTCGTCGCCATGGGCACACGCAAAATTCGCCTCACCGGGGGCGAACCGCTGGTACGCAAGGGCATCGTCGATTTGTGCGCCCGCATTGCCGCGCTGCCAGGCTTGCGCGAGCTGTGCATGACCAGCAATGGCTCGCAGCTTGGGCGCCTGGCCAAACCGCTGTTCGATGCGGGCCTGTCGCGCCTCAACATCAGTCTGGACAGCCTCGATCACCAGCGTTTCAAGGCGCTTACCCGTACGGGTGATCTTGATCAGGTAATCGCCGGGATCGACGCGGCACGAGCAGCGGGGTTTCGCCGCACCAAGCTCAACTGCGTGGTACTCAAGGGCCGTAACGACGGCGAGATCAATGATCTGGTGCGTTTTGCCATTGATCGTGAGCTGGATATTTCCTTTATTGAAGAAATGCCGCTCGGCGTCATCAGCGAACATGAGCGAAGCGAGTCGTATTGCTCCAGCGATGAAGTTCGCGCACGCATTGCCGAGCAGTTCACCCTGATCGAATCCGCCGAGTCCACCCAGGGCCCCTCACGCTATTGGCGCCTGGCCGAAGCCGCGCACATTCGCATTGGTTTCATTTCCCCCCACAGCCACAATTTCTGCGCCACCTGCAACCGGGTACGACTCACAGTCGAAGGCCGCTTGTTGCTGTGCCTGGGCAATGATCACGCCAGCGACTTGAAACAGGTACTGCGCGCCCACCCCGGCGACAACGCACGCCTGGACAAAGCCATTCGCGATGCCATGGGTCTGAAACCCTACAGTCATCACTTCGACGTCAATGGTGATGTGCAGATACTGCGCTTCATGAACATGACCGGCGGCTAG
- a CDS encoding YbjQ family protein, with protein sequence MIITTTGTIEGRQIAAYLDVVSAESVQGINVVRDVFTSFRDFFGGRSQTLESALKEAREQATDEIKARARSLQADAVVGLDYEISMPSARGGMVVVFVTGTAVKLR encoded by the coding sequence ATGATCATCACCACCACAGGCACTATCGAGGGGCGCCAGATCGCCGCCTACCTGGACGTGGTCAGCGCCGAATCGGTCCAGGGTATCAACGTGGTTCGTGACGTTTTCACCAGCTTTCGGGACTTTTTCGGCGGTCGTTCGCAAACCCTGGAAAGCGCATTGAAGGAAGCCCGCGAGCAAGCGACGGATGAAATCAAAGCCCGCGCGCGCAGCCTGCAGGCTGATGCGGTCGTGGGCCTGGATTATGAAATCAGCATGCCATCTGCGCGCGGCGGCATGGTCGTGGTGTTTGTCACTGGGACAGCGGTCAAGCTCCGGTAG